A window from Pangasianodon hypophthalmus isolate fPanHyp1 chromosome 4, fPanHyp1.pri, whole genome shotgun sequence encodes these proteins:
- the LOC128318129 gene encoding CD48 antigen-like, with amino-acid sequence MEDYHGYCFSSSGVLLFGILQGVCVVLADTNTVTVYRATGSSLDLTLKYPKESVSSVQWLYNEKQFAEYSQSQYSHQNSQFTGRLKEDNDKVGVIVQDLQPQDSGTFSVVVDGTKEQYPTQTFTVYIQNRITAVQIEKNQTWKVATNSCDVDVKCAALGAESVSYLWSSYKTASGAQLQFSLSPAEGAVTLNCTAANNVSSSSATETLSCSPEQPEPVVMSLSVLKLISSLVAASPYLLVTIILGVKCYRAQGHHNSMYAMTVIEE; translated from the exons ATGGAGGACTATCATGGATACTGTTTTTCCTCCTCTGGAGTGCTGTTGTTTGGAATTCTTCAAG gtgtgtgtgttgttttagcTGATACGAACACAGTGACGGTGTACAGAGCTACTGGGAGCTCCCTGGATCTAACACTGAAATATCCAAAAGAATCAGTGTCATCAGTTCAGTGGCTCTACAATGAGAAACAGTTTGCTGAATACTCTCAAAGCCAGTACTCACACCAGAATTCCCAGTTCACTGGACGTTTAAAGGAGGATAATGATAAAGTTGGAGTAATTGTACAAGATCTTCAACCCCAAGACTCTGGGACATTCTCAGTGGTTGTAGATGGAACTAAAGAACAGTATccaacacaaacatttacagtttatattCAAA ACCGTATAACAGCTGTGCAGATTGAGAAGAATCAGACGTGGAAAGTGGCCACAAACAGCTGTGATGTTGATGTGAAGTGTGCAGCGCTTGGAGCTGAGAGTGTCTCTTACCTGTGGAGCAGCTATAAGACTGCGAGTGGAGCTCAGCTTCAGTTCAGCCTCTCACCAGCAGAAGGAGCCGTTACACTGAACTGCACTGCAGCTAACAACGTCAGCTCCAGTTCTGCTACAGAGACACTGAGCTGTAGCCCTGAACAGCCTGAACCAG TTGTCATGTCATTGTCAGTGCTTAAACTGATCAGTAGTCTAGTGGCGGCCTCTCCTTATCTGCTGGTGACCATCATTCTGGGTGTAAAATGTTACAGAGCTCAAG gtcATCATAACAGCATGTATGCCATGACGGTAATTGAGGAATAA